A DNA window from Macadamia integrifolia cultivar HAES 741 chromosome 4, SCU_Mint_v3, whole genome shotgun sequence contains the following coding sequences:
- the LOC122075450 gene encoding B2 protein-like yields the protein MENNQQSFWQFSDQLRLQSNNLANLSINDSIWGNSLPTKRPEERRNFDIRVGGDRVSSINNDVKPNGSDFNGYGWKMGRGSDFNGFNDGWKVGGGFDGVLKNVNVGVNGVFDKGIYPKPVTGFNNNNNGRFNINPNSSSGSKGKGINNNSKEEDHEAKSGKKSNNNNTNSKNSADKRFKTLPASESLPRNETIGGYIFVCNNDTMQENLKRLLFGLPPRYRDSVRAITPGLPLFLYNYSTHQMHGIFEASSFGGTNIDPTAWEDKKCPGESRFPAQVRVVTRKNCDPLEEDAFRPILHHYDGPKFRLELSVPEAIGLLDIFAENNP from the exons ATGGAGAACAATCAACAGTCGTTTTGGCAGTTCAGTGATCAGCTTCGTCTGCAATCCAACAATTTGGCTAATTTATCGATCAACGATAGCATATGGGGAAACTCTTTACCGACGAAGAGGCCTGAAGAAAGGAGGAATTTTGATATCAGGGTGGGTGGTGATCGAGTTTCTTCTATCAACAATGATGTAAAACCAAATGGGTCAGATTTCAATGGTTATGGCTGGAAGATGGGGAGAGGGTCGGATTTTAATGGGTTCAACGATGGATGGAAAGTCGGAGGTGGGTTTGATGGAGTTCTGAAGAACGTAAACGTCGGTGTTAATGGCGTCTTCGATAAGGGGATTTATCCAAAACCTGTCACAGGtttcaacaacaataataatggtAGATTCAACATCAACCCTAACAGTAGCAGTGGCAGCAAAGGCAAGGGAATCAATAACAACAGCAAGGAAGAAGATCACGAAGCCAAAAGTGGAAAGAAGAGTAACAACAATAATACTAATAGCAAGAACAGTGCAGACAAGAGATTTAagactcttccggcatcggagtCTCTGCCGAGGAACGAGACCATTGGTGGTTATATCTTCGTCTGCAACAACGATACTATGCAGGAAAATCTCAAAAGACTTCTCTTTG GTCTTCCTCCTCGATACCGAGATTCAGTTCGAGCCATAACTCCTGGATTACCCCTCTTCCTGTACAACTACTCCACCCACCAAATGCATGGAATCTTCGAG GCTTCGAGCTTTGGAGGAACTAATATCGATCCAACTGCTTGGGAGGACAAGAAGTGTCCTGGAGAATCGCGTTTTCCTGCTCAGGTACGAGTTGTTACAAGAAAGAATTGTGATCCACTCGAGGAAGATGCATTCAGGCCGATCCTCCACCATTACGATGGCCCCAAGTTTCGCTTAGAACTCAGTGTGCCTGAG GCAATTGGGCTCTTGGATATTTTTGCAGAGAACAATCCTTGA